One stretch of Acidicapsa acidisoli DNA includes these proteins:
- a CDS encoding redoxin domain-containing protein yields MSTVLSPGTPAPDFSLRVTPDQKLSLSDLRGRPVILAFYPADWSPVCGDQMALYNEILPEFQKHNAELIGISVDGVWCHAAFAKDRNLHFPLLADFEPKGAVAKAYGAYFEAAGITERALFVIDKDGIIRWSYCSPIAVNPGADGILEALEALEK; encoded by the coding sequence ATGTCCACAGTTTTGAGCCCGGGAACACCAGCGCCCGATTTCTCCCTGCGAGTTACGCCTGACCAGAAGCTTTCCCTCAGCGACTTGCGCGGACGCCCGGTCATTCTAGCCTTTTATCCCGCCGACTGGAGCCCGGTTTGTGGCGACCAGATGGCGTTGTACAACGAAATCCTGCCGGAATTTCAGAAGCATAACGCCGAACTGATCGGAATTTCGGTTGATGGTGTCTGGTGTCACGCGGCATTTGCCAAGGACCGCAATCTGCATTTTCCGTTGCTGGCGGACTTCGAACCGAAGGGTGCAGTTGCGAAGGCCTACGGAGCCTACTTTGAGGCTGCCGGCATCACCGAACGGGCTCTATTTGTCATCGACAAGGATGGCATCATCCGTTGGAGCTACTGCTCACCGATCGCCGTGAATCCAGGCGCGGATGGTATCCTCGAAGCTCTGGAAGCTCTGGAAAAGTAG